DNA sequence from the Pomacea canaliculata isolate SZHN2017 linkage group LG7, ASM307304v1, whole genome shotgun sequence genome:
CGAGGGCATCATGCCACACACGGCATGGTTGTTACTGcactaaaaacaaagaaaaaaataaataacacattaatattaaatacatcataaaacacaatattatttacacTCTCTGCTTCAACATGTATGTAGCTTACATAATTGTATGTCTATGTACAAGACAAACgatgttaaaatttattttgtgcttagaaaatgtaaaggttgttaataataatattcttatCACTTAAAAGTAATGTTACCATTGAATTTTGCTACACGTCTAAATTATGGTGATATCGAAAAAGCAAACCCATAAAGGAGATATAAGAATGAGTGCCTACCTTTGCAGAAAGAGCCTTTGACTGTACATATCCAACCATCACCAGATACACAATGATGAGGATCATCATCAGAAGTCTTAACAGCGACATGGCTGTATGctatgaaagaagaaatgaagcatAATAAGACACGAAGATTAAGGTAGTTTTTAGGACTGATTAACTAACAAAGTGAACTAATTTTTTAGAGCAGATGACACATTTAGTCGGAAATTGTGTGAGAGGATTATTTAGTCTATTAATGTTGCTACATAACATGCTTCAATGtatgcaataaaataatataattacataTCTATTAAAAGCAATGCCATTGTCATGACAAATAATTTTCTGCAAAGGATATAATTGCGTATGTACAAAAGGAAACACGCTGccacataataaaaacaaattgaaatcATGTATCATCTGTTTATCTTCTCTTGTAGCCgatacaacacaaaaatattaggAAGAAACAGATTGTGTATAAGAATGTATAACCATAATATTTTGCGATTTAAAATGACTGAGATGAATGTGTTTAATGAAACGACGTGTAAGAAATTCTTATTTCATAAACGAACAATCTATATTCATAATAGTTATTCTTCATAAGCATTACTTGAGAACAAATTTAAAATCAACAAaggatatttatattttgttgatggTGCATATTAGCATTTTACaatcaattttttatttactttgtttacgCAGAGAAGTATGACTATCTTTGTGCCAACATACTATAGAagacaaagggaaaaaatgaatttttgtaaGTTTGTCAGTTCGATGGATATTGCAGAAAAAACAATAAGTATTTATGTCACAAACAGTTCATCTCAAACCTTTCCAACGTCACGTGGTAGTGATGATAAATGTGCTGTATACTTTGCCGACAgggtttgatattttttctgaaaaaaaggcGTAAATATACGCATTTGCATATTAGAATACATCAACAGACATATTTTGTTGCATAGTTTGATGGAGGCTTCATgctgttaattttctttgttgccaAAAACGGTAACAGGTTACAGTGATGTATACTTACCTGTGTAGATAGCAGCAGAAGACAGGTACCCAGCTGTAGCAGGTAAATGGCTTTTATAGAGGGCGCCTGCCACGTTGCCCAGTCAGACAGCGTGCACACGTCACTAGTGCTTCAAGACGATTGGCTGGCTGTGAGTCACGCCGCCTACACGACTGGGTTGCTGTTCTTTGTAGTCAATGAAATGTGGAtaataaaaaaggttaaaaattcAACATGCTGACGAAAGGTTGTTTAGAATGTAGGAATAGATTGTGAGGACATCATATTAGTATTagttgtaggtgtgcatgtgtgtttgtgtgtttgtatgttttattttgatgtcatcttCTGTGGCAAACTGCATCCCGCCGACTATTGGGCTTGCCTACTTGTTAGGAAAGcatttatataaatacaatgatgatgatgatgatgatgatgatgatgatgatgacgacgacgacgacgacgacgacgacgacgatgatgatggcaaAAGTGTAGAGTACTCGAGACTTCAATGGGATGTCAACGTGATCTTTACTGACctaaaaataatcttcaagGTTTGAGACTTTGAAGTGACAACTTATGCCAGTCATTGCTGAGAGAACTTTTGTCCTCAGTTATTAAGCACGACTGGTTTTAAGACAAAGCATATTGTATATCCTGGTAATATtctgtttttagaaaaaaatttccctaaaaaagaaattcaaaggAACACCAGAAACGCTCGTTCATCTTTTGATTGAATAATCATCGCGCAGATGGCAGAGACTAGAGTTGTATTAAAAGCTCAACCTTCTGCTGCAATTTGAGTTGAGgattaaaacacaaacaatttgTTTGTGAACCTTCTCAGTCTGCTATCTAGATGTCAAGACCACATGTGAAGGTTGATTACCTCGCCTTGTGTCGAGTTCGCATGCAATTTGACTCTCTTCACACAGTTCTTGTTTTTAGTGTTCTAAAAAGATGTGTACAAAAATGAATATGTCTTTAAGTACTTACTGACTTTAGTCAGCAAAAATTAAGAACCGAGAATGCTGGGTCGGTTATGgcgaaaaaaatatattctcttCTCTTGATAAGGATCTCGAGAGACATCACGGTTATCAAGATACAAAGTGCGCCTTGAAGTTAAAGGCAGGTAGTAATTATACACATATCTTATTGTCATCTAGCCCCAAGTTAACCTGTGACACCTGCGTGGTCCTTTTAGCTTGACTTTGAGATCACGTGTGTGGTCACGTGGACgatggcgttcactctcatactgttagtcttttttgtgctgaccttcaagccaaggtttccagctgtttctgagaaggcctttgttttttcctgcatgtcttggtggcggtgtgacagcagggcaatgtcatcagcaaagtccaagtcttccagtgctgttgttgctgtcatagtcatggtccatctgagccctctcctctcgctgtcggtggaagtcttcatgatccagtccatggccaggatgaagaggaacggcgacagaatgcagccctgcttcaccccggtactgacgttgaagggtctgtgagctccgtgtcacagacaacctgggattggaaatcgctgtacagcattgcaatgacctgaacaagtttgcagggactccgtaatgcctcaggatcttccataaggactcgcggtggatgctgtcaaaagcttctccaggtcgatgaaattgatgtacagcggtgtgttccatttgttgctctgctccagaatctgtcgcagaatgaagatgtgttcggagcaggatcgcccagggcgaaatcctgcttgctgtggtcggaggtctttctcaagagttgccgtcagtcttgacaaaacaatcttgctgaagaccttgctggtgagggaaagaagtgttatgccccgtccaattattgcagtctccaagatctcctttcttgggtaacttgaagatgagccctgtcttccacgcaacagggacctgccctgattcccaaatttgcctgaagatttcagtcagcttggagctgtcacattcacgtctgcttcaacatctctgctgttattccatctgcccctggtgctttgccgtcttcattgtcttgactgctgctgtcacttcttccaggcttggtgggtctgtgcagatgtcaaggtctatagctgctggctggatgtctgtaagctgagggggatctggtctgttcagaactgactcaaaatgctccctccagcgctgtagttttcctgcctctcctcgacgacattaccgttcacgtctttcactggcacatcactgttcttaaacccgttgtttagctgtttgtttatcttgtacagtgtcttcaggtcatttttacttgctgcattttctgcttcatctgccagtttctctatgtgatatcttttgtcggttcttgtcatcctctttacctctttgtttcagttttgcatatctttgtctgtgttgttccttcaggcgttcagatctggtgctgttgattctttgtttggctgactttctctcttctatcttcttccatgtctcttctctgatccactgttctttctttttccgttggaagcccagtatttttctcctgattcctgtaagactcgattgaagtcgtctaaggtcatctcttgttggtctcctagtgcctggaacctgttctttacttccatagcaaaggccctttcggtggctggattttttagtttgccggagtccactctctgctgacgtgcctgttttcctcgtgatcgacgcagcttcagagaaactgtggctatcacaagagtgtggtcactggcaatgtctgctcctctgtaggctctaacatcttgaagtgagctcctccattttcggttgatgatgacatggtctatctggttctttgtgatcccatctggtgatgtccatgttgccttgtggatgtctttgtgtgggaagagtgtgcctccaatcagtaggttgttttcttcacaaaagtctgccagtctctctccgttgtcattgatgcttccgattccatgtttgcccatgacatgctccctgcaggtgttgtcacttcccaccttggcattgagatcgccgatgatgagcaacatgtcgtgggctggaacgctttctgaggctgcctggagctgatcgtaaaaagcatccttgtcttctgcctcagagtcatttgttggtgcatagcaggctagcactgtcagcttggtgtacttggaatggaatcttgctctcaaaagcctgggtccataaggcttccattccagcagtgcctttccgttttcttgttgaggagtagagctactccttcagagtgctgagcgtctgatcttcctgagacaagatggtatgtcctgacgctagtttcctctttcccgtgccggtccatctgacctcactgactcccaggatgtccaagttgtagttgtcaaactccttgactaattggagcatcctgccagtctggtacaaggtctggacgttccagcaccccaccctcaacttctgcctcggcttcagtaaatccgctgtcggggcgcagctccctttcgggtttggctgtcgtccgtcattagtccagtctcctggtgtgcttcattaccttcgccatctgtgacgagttctctggttttagtttctgtaacaggattttttttacatggtggggttgttagccctaccacaacctattttacctctaggtgaggtgtccaccttagtcgcctcttacgacatgcctggctggatggcagggaccctattcttgcaatgcttgctaggcaagcataccccggggtcccacaggggggaacaaaaaacaaacagcaacaaaatcattttcgaatagaaaagaaagaacagatttaaacaaagattaaaaaaaaatcctataaTTTTATCATCGGACTGTTCTAAAAAGCTTGCTACTTGtacaaaaaaaggtaaagatgtTTTTTAGAATAGGCTAATACAGAATTATAAAACTAGTCTTTGACAGATTCAAAATACTCGAGTATGTATCCTTTTAACTGAGTGTATTGCTGCAGAAAGATATGATCACACACTTTTATCTATAATCGCAAACTTAATTCCAAGAACAAGGGTCATACTGTTGCCAAATAGAGTGAATTTTTGTGCAAGACATAATGTGCGCCTTTTAGACCACCTCTCCCAATCCCTAACCCCTAAATCTTCAATGGCCGCATCACTCTCTTGGACATTTAGAAGATGTTATTAAATGGAATCTGTGTATGAAAGACTGCTTATTAGTCTCAGCATGTGTCTTTCAAAAGTTAGTCTttacttgtctttcttcttctccttgcGCAGGTGACTTTGGACGACTTGATGTCTCCCGCTGCTCATGGCTGCCGCTTTCAATTACTGGAATTGGTTTTTGCTCTGGCAGTGGAGTCAGTATCAATGAATTTACTGAGTGTGTGTCTGAAGACCGGCTggaaaagctttaaaattaaaaaaggtcATACTTAGTATTGTGTTCgtcctttttcatctttttaaaaattaaaaccagcaTTGCCTTCAAACATGGTTTACAATTATGAACACTTAATAATGATCTAAAccttttgtatatatatatatagatataaagtaataagattaataaatatattttgaattattgcttcgataagtatatatatatagagtacACTCACCCCTCCACTCCTTCCTGTATCTCTCTagattatgatgataatgatgaagcaAATACGCGAGAAGGGCGTATGATCGGCCATGCGAGCCGCAATAATGTTCGGCATGGTCTAAAGTGTGAATGTCgaaagttttcttctcatttgtcccaCTGGTTTCTCTGGTATTTCCCTTGGAGTCCCAGTATTGAAGGTTGTATTTTGCTGGACcaagaaatgtgtacaaaacgTCAAACTGCTCTGGAAATAGTCCAActaaaaactttgtattcttcctgtctttcaaaacaaagcttGGGTCCATCCTGTTGGTAACTTCAGGTTCACTTCGATCATTTTTCACTGCAGCAGCGTTTCTCATGATCATAGTTTCGATTTTAGCTCCAAGCATGTACTGAtcataagatgtttgtgtagctttgtgGTTTGGGCTAGCCGACTTACATTCAGCAGATGCACTCTCAGCCACGGCTTCGCCTGTGTCTTCAAATGttatgttgtcactttgttctgtgGATTCTGGAAATGATGAGTTTTCTTTGCGAAGCTTTTTTCTCCTACGTTCACGTTGATAATGTTCAGTTTGGTCTCCACGTTGCGCTGGAGCCTTCCTTTTACGTCTCTGTCGCTTTTGtgtttcctcgtctgtaagcgtcgctaatattggttcgtcgttctcagatgttgggccttttccaccaagaaaatgcagagagcagatatatgtgttcctggttattttctccacattttggaaatcagatcgcccacataaaaactgccagcgctttgctttctcagtctttaacttGGCCTGTTCTCTTTCCCACTGGGTcatgttgtcactggtcttaccaggttttggaaatggaataaaaaatgtcccctccggtaaccgctctggatatcttgagtccgatttacataaaccccaacagcagtgttTGGTTCCTccagttttcagcattgtttcagagattaatagcaaaaatgtcgcttttcgtcagtcgccgtagcgtagaataaacagaacaacgTGCAGCGTTTGTCCGGGAAGCAATCCCATGaagctctgctgcgtgacgtcacaatctatttttagtaacccgagaaaacgctattaaaattaaacatgttCGGCCTAGGCCTTGTATTTGACTCTAATGGGGAATATCCGATCTGATGTCACTCACTCTACCTGGTATTGGGATTTTTCGGAAATATTTAACTTACTTGGAAGTTCATCATTTCTTACACGGACGATGAGATGGACACAGCTGTTTCCATAAACAGAATTAACTTATATAATTACGCGTAGTTCATCTTAATCTTCACCAATGGCCACGAGAGCTTCGAGGAACAGTTAAGTTGATGAGTATATTGACATCTTCACCTTTCACATTTtggtgagttttatttttatcttgttgaAGGATGGAATGTCGTCCATTGCTTTGTATCCCCGAAAATAGCTGCTTGTCATTTGGCCGCTTGttcatttagttttattaaaaatccTGTCAGCAAAACGCGTTTAAAGACACTGGAGGTGATTATGTGACCAAACAGGTTTGTGATTATATGATAATATAGGTTTTAGCCAGATGAAAAAATGGGAGACGGCAGACATGTGAGGCGGGAACGCGTCCGCTGATCTCCTTGACATGAATGCTCACCTCACTAAGCGCTTACCTTTGGTCATACTTTTATCTACAATGATTTACAGATAATTCACTCATATTTATCAGCGAAAATTGTAATTCTGTGACTTGCAAATATCTTGTAAAATATCTACAATCTTCAAAAGATTATATAAACCATGAAGTTTATAACACTAAAATCTGAAGTGCCATCTGCAGATGAGTCGATAAACTATTTATAGTCTGCGCTCTTCAAACCTCGCACGTTGCCTATCTTACAGAAATCCTGCTTTTGTAATAGAATAACGACAAGTACAGCTGTCTTCTCTAGCTGCTATTGTATAAACTGAAATGTTTGCCGTGCCTGTttgttttactgtaattttaTAGAACGTCCTAAAACGCTTCAAATACCTTCCTGTTCTACAAAATCGGATAAACCCAATGACTGACATCAAAATGCTATCATTAACATCGAAATATAGTCAAGTAATTTCTGTTTaagtaaagagaaagaagaagaaacattgtTTAGTTGTTGCTGATGGTCATAAAATACCAATACCCAACAGACTGACCTTTTAAACTACTGTAATTTCATATTGTTAGTAAGTAttataacaaatatataataataataatacctaTATATAATGCATACAAATATCTGTAAGGACAGTTTTCCTATCCCTACCTATGGGCACTCGAGCGAGAAGGAACCGAATGTCCCCTACCTTCTGACCAACTGACTAGCACTCTAAGTGGTTATCTGATTATCATTCAAGAATAGGTAAAGAGATATATTCAATTTCACTTTCCATAATTTCTGGTCTAAGCAAATATTACACAGAGATTTAATAAAACATGTTCAACATAATTACCATAATTACTGTTTATTCCTTATGTTTAGACAAGGATGGTTCATCCATGAGGGGTGCAACTTTAGATTAAAAGAGTTGGGTCGGTAACTAGGTAGATAcagtagtattttttaaagaactgaTTGGATACATGATTGCCAGGAAGAAGGTAGATTCAATAGTGTTGAGTTCACTTTCCACCTAGTTCCCATAGTCACCCATGTGCCTTCTACTCCATTATTGTACTTGTGGAATGTAATCTTTACAATTTCAATTTATGAaatcagaaaatttaaaaatttcatgCTATAAGTtacctgaaataataaaataatgtaacacaAAGTTAACTAGTTATCCAATCATGTTTATTGATTTGTGACACTCCTCTTTTCCAGTCATTTTCTTTCTAGTATTTCATTATTCAGCGACAGAATGACAACTGCACACTTCGATACCTGTCTAGTACAAAGGCTCCGACACCTGCGATATCGAGGTGAGCTTTGTGACACTCGTGTTACTGTGAAGGATGAAGAGTTCCTCTGCCATCGCTTGGTTCTTGTTTCGGCATCTGACTACTTCAAGGCCAACCTCTTCTCCGCTGACGACATCAGCTGGGACATGACAGTCGACGATGAAGATGTCTCTCCAAAATCCTTTCGCCTTCTGCTGGAAATTCTTTATGGAGCCAGCAACCTCATTAACCACGAAACAGTGATAGATATCATCACATGTTCTGTCCACTTTGGCATTGATTTCATCACTAAGCACATCGAAAGGTATTTCGGGGAATTCTTTACATCTGATAACTGCGTAGACGCTTGGCTGGTAgcacaaaaatgtaaactcACAGACCTGGCTTACAAATCTTATACAATGGCTGCTGAAAATTTCGACACAATTCCAGAGAACAAGTTGTTTTCACTACATGGATCCATGCTCCTTATTCTCTTGTCCTTGCAAAATAAACTCAGCATGGACGACATCTGCAAAACGATCTTGCGCTGGGTGGAGACGGATCAGGGTGCAAGAGCTGGATTCCTATGTCATTTCCTGCCCTTCATCTCTTTTCCGCAGCTTAGTCGAGAATATTTAGCTGATCTGATGGAATACCGCCATCATCCATTCTGTGAATTTATCTTTGGTAAGTTTCCAGGCCGACTTATGTTTCATGATCATCTTAAGGAACTTTTGTACAATGTAATTAGCAATTAATTTTATCCAAGCACACaatttcaaagaaacaaaagtttatATACACTAAGGTGAAACTCAGACGATTGAGATACTTAACATTAAGGGATTGTTACCGACATTAAactatgttttacattttgaaaaccACATTTTCGCTTTCTATTTGCTACAGATCATTTGCAGGATGgcatttattttgctttgaaaaaCGCCGACGAAAAATGCCTTCATTCACGAAGACGAATTCTAACCCAACAGTCCGTTCCGCTGGACAACACTGACATCACATCCGTATGTTTGGTTGTCAAAGCAACTGACTTTCCGCTTGCACACGGCCCTACACTAGAGGCCTGGCGTGATCCTGAAGACCGTTATAACTTGGCTCCAGTACCTCAGAACACTGGTTGGCACTATGCAACCTGTACCTGGAGAAACGAACTTTACCTTAGTGGAGGAAACTTGCTGCCCACCTTCTTTGCCGTCTACAGGCCATGCGACAATCAATGGTCTGTCCTTCCagcttttgatgatgatgatttttttggtCGAGAAAAACATTCTTTGGCCGCCGTCAACGACAACATCTATATTCTTGGAGGTCTGATGCGAACATGTGAAGACGATAAAGTAACATCACCTGATGTCTGGAAGTATAACATAAAATCCAAGACCTGGAGCCTCTTCTGCAGTCTGCCAGAGGCTGTTCAGGAAACATCAGCTGCAGTTCTTGGCCACAGGATTTACCTGTTCGGTGGGCGTAATGCAAGTGAAGTTGACTCAGATGTTGTGCAGTGTGTCGACACTGTGAATAATGTTGCCTATATAGCTGGCACACTTCCTTCTCCTACATCCATGACACGAGCAGTCAGCAATAATGGACTCATCTGGGTGGTACTAAAAACTGGCCAGATTCTGCGAATGTGGGAAGACTTTAATCTGGCTGATGAAATAGAGCAGCatctgacaacaacaaagagcAGAAATACCAATGACAAACCCTTCAAAAAGGTATGTAAGTACATATAAAATAGCACGGAACTAATTTTTGCAAGGACATGGGCATTCATATAAGTTTATAAAACTTTCCTTTTCTTAACTAAAACTCTTGTTCTTCAAAGAATGTAAACCAAGTGTACCACTGAGGTATTCAAAGGATTAAAAAGTTTGGTGGGATTTAGGAGATATTgacaaaaagttaaagaaaggTTTTGAAAGTAGATTTTTGCTAAATAGCTTGCTGATATGTAACacttataaatactttttattctacaaattaataaagatttccatttaaatgttaaatatgttATTCTCACATCACTTCCAACGTCCTGTTTCAGCCTCGGACACACGACAGCACCGTTTCATTTAAAGAAGTAGCAAGAATCGGTGTTCGTGATCACTTTGGTGCTTGTATAGGTAAAGGTGAGATCACGGTGGCCAGCAGGGAACCTGGTGACCTCGTCTGGGACATGAACTACATTAACCTTTCATCTGGCAACGTACAAAAACTTCCCACTACCTACATCTACGACGTACAATGCTTCCatcttcataaaataaacatcccCTATTTGCATCTTAAGGTATGTTATATTATAGTAAGTAAAATgctaagacaaaaaaaaaaaaaacaaaaaaaaaacacacacacacacacacacacaagaacaacGTTAAATGCAGAGAGAACAAGTAAGATAAAAAATAGCagaatttaatttatttcattttctttctttctttcatcttttttttggTTGTCTTTCAGAAAAGGACATTGAGCGTGGAAGTTTCAAggtaaagttttaattttttattgaaGTTCTAAACTTTTAGTAGCCTAGGTATAGCATGCCTGATTGTTTTTGCATATTCACTGATCTGTCAAACATTTGTCTGCATCCTGTATCTTCCATTGACTCAGTATCAATTCATGGCTTTACAAACAAGTAGGGTACTGAGATTTTTCGGACTTTTATCATTTTCCTTTAATTCCAAAAtgttgaaaaacagttttagcttAAGTTGTAAAATGACTCTCCCAACCATGATGCATTTGTGTCTCAAAGTGTTTCTAGTCGGTCTTCGGACACAAACTTCGTCGCTTCGGACTTTGTCGCTTCGGTCCTGCAGACCTCTCCACTTTGGCCATCACATGCCCGGAGTAGTGAACCCGaacagagaggagaaagaacaaGTGGAAACCCAGATCAAGGAGACACAACAGGCCTTCCCAAAACTTTTCACAACTCCCTGCCAATTCAGGTTTTAAATAAGGCTtaactatttttattgcattactTATTTGACATGTCTGATTTGTCCACGTCTTATAAAATTTATCCACTCTTTCTATTACAATGTCCTCTAGCTCTAACCCAATCCTAACCCAAACTTTCTGGTCTTGATAAATCacatagttttatttatctcaTATTCACTttacttacttttatttcagaaaaactgTTTGATTCCGGAGAATCGAAGGTGAGTTTCTTATTGTTTAGAGATTGTGACTTACTTTACCAAATTTAAATACATACATGCTGACACACGTGAGTCATCGCACATTTCTTTATGTAAATTGTTACCTGCTCCAACTAAGTTACAGCCcatgactttgaaaaaaaacatgg
Encoded proteins:
- the LOC112568807 gene encoding kelch-like protein 24 isoform X2, producing MSILTSSPFTFCDRMTTAHFDTCLVQRLRHLRYRGELCDTRVTVKDEEFLCHRLVLVSASDYFKANLFSADDISWDMTVDDEDVSPKSFRLLLEILYGASNLINHETVIDIITCSVHFGIDFITKHIERYFGEFFTSDNCVDAWLVAQKCKLTDLAYKSYTMAAENFDTIPENKLFSLHGSMLLILLSLQNKLSMDDICKTILRWVETDQGARAGFLCHFLPFISFPQLSREYLADLMEYRHHPFCEFIFDHLQDGIYFALKNADEKCLHSRRRILTQQSVPLDNTDITSVCLVVKATDFPLAHGPTLEAWRDPEDRYNLAPVPQNTGWHYATCTWRNELYLSGGNLLPTFFAVYRPCDNQWSVLPAFDDDDFFGREKHSLAAVNDNIYILGGLMRTCEDDKVTSPDVWKYNIKSKTWSLFCSLPEAVQETSAAVLGHRIYLFGGRNASEVDSDVVQCVDTVNNVAYIAGTLPSPTSMTRAVSNNGLIWVVLKTGQILRMWEDFNLADEIEQHLTTTKSRNTNDKPFKKPRTHDSTVSFKEVARIGVRDHFGACIGKGEITVASREPGDLVWDMNYINLSSGNVQKLPTTYIYDVQCFHLHKINIPYLHLKKRTLSVEVSSVSSRSSDTNFVASDFVASVLQTSPLWPSHARSSEPEQRGERTSGNPDQGDTTGLPKTFHNSLPIQKNCLIPENRSVSSQSSDTESVASVTPVSPIPSYLTRNSEPVQRGERPIRSQDHKNIRPNKFYTIMPTQLTNTMQSPRCLVSPMPNSQRPNLQADQETTSEGPSGSHEQRAALGSETSLQNLELPSPAYMCLDPTLKRKAALKAKQSRLPAPTLSQVFRG
- the LOC112568807 gene encoding kelch-like protein 24 isoform X3, yielding MTTAHFDTCLVQRLRHLRYRGELCDTRVTVKDEEFLCHRLVLVSASDYFKANLFSADDISWDMTVDDEDVSPKSFRLLLEILYGASNLINHETVIDIITCSVHFGIDFITKHIERYFGEFFTSDNCVDAWLVAQKCKLTDLAYKSYTMAAENFDTIPENKLFSLHGSMLLILLSLQNKLSMDDICKTILRWVETDQGARAGFLCHFLPFISFPQLSREYLADLMEYRHHPFCEFIFDHLQDGIYFALKNADEKCLHSRRRILTQQSVPLDNTDITSVCLVVKATDFPLAHGPTLEAWRDPEDRYNLAPVPQNTGWHYATCTWRNELYLSGGNLLPTFFAVYRPCDNQWSVLPAFDDDDFFGREKHSLAAVNDNIYILGGLMRTCEDDKVTSPDVWKYNIKSKTWSLFCSLPEAVQETSAAVLGHRIYLFGGRNASEVDSDVVQCVDTVNNVAYIAGTLPSPTSMTRAVSNNGLIWVVLKTGQILRMWEDFNLADEIEQHLTTTKSRNTNDKPFKKPRTHDSTVSFKEVARIGVRDHFGACIGKGEITVASREPGDLVWDMNYINLSSGNVQKLPTTYIYDVQCFHLHKINIPYLHLKKRTLSVEVSSVSSRSSDTNFVASDFVASVLQTSPLWPSHARSSEPEQRGERTSGNPDQGDTTGLPKTFHNSLPIQKNCLIPENRSVSSQSSDTESVASVTPVSPIPSYLTRNSEPVQRGERPIRSQDHKNIRPNKFYTIMPTQLTNTMQSPRCLVSPMPNSQRPNLQADQETTSEGPSGSHEQRAALGSETSLQNLELPSPAYMCLDPTLKRKAALKAKQSRLPAPTLSQVFRG
- the LOC112568807 gene encoding kelch-like protein 24 isoform X1, coding for MSILTSSPFTFCHFLSSISLFSDRMTTAHFDTCLVQRLRHLRYRGELCDTRVTVKDEEFLCHRLVLVSASDYFKANLFSADDISWDMTVDDEDVSPKSFRLLLEILYGASNLINHETVIDIITCSVHFGIDFITKHIERYFGEFFTSDNCVDAWLVAQKCKLTDLAYKSYTMAAENFDTIPENKLFSLHGSMLLILLSLQNKLSMDDICKTILRWVETDQGARAGFLCHFLPFISFPQLSREYLADLMEYRHHPFCEFIFDHLQDGIYFALKNADEKCLHSRRRILTQQSVPLDNTDITSVCLVVKATDFPLAHGPTLEAWRDPEDRYNLAPVPQNTGWHYATCTWRNELYLSGGNLLPTFFAVYRPCDNQWSVLPAFDDDDFFGREKHSLAAVNDNIYILGGLMRTCEDDKVTSPDVWKYNIKSKTWSLFCSLPEAVQETSAAVLGHRIYLFGGRNASEVDSDVVQCVDTVNNVAYIAGTLPSPTSMTRAVSNNGLIWVVLKTGQILRMWEDFNLADEIEQHLTTTKSRNTNDKPFKKPRTHDSTVSFKEVARIGVRDHFGACIGKGEITVASREPGDLVWDMNYINLSSGNVQKLPTTYIYDVQCFHLHKINIPYLHLKKRTLSVEVSSVSSRSSDTNFVASDFVASVLQTSPLWPSHARSSEPEQRGERTSGNPDQGDTTGLPKTFHNSLPIQKNCLIPENRSVSSQSSDTESVASVTPVSPIPSYLTRNSEPVQRGERPIRSQDHKNIRPNKFYTIMPTQLTNTMQSPRCLVSPMPNSQRPNLQADQETTSEGPSGSHEQRAALGSETSLQNLELPSPAYMCLDPTLKRKAALKAKQSRLPAPTLSQVFRG